In one Mycobacteroides chelonae genomic region, the following are encoded:
- the grpE gene encoding nucleotide exchange factor GrpE, whose protein sequence is MTPSGGQDRDEEREPVTVTDKRRIDPNTGAVREEAKVAEKPATAAEPGASAPGSAASGGESDADAKVAELTADLQRAHADFANYRKRVERDRQAVIDSAKASVVAQLLGVLDDLDRAREHGDLESGPLRSVSDKLSAALEGLGLATFGAEGDDFDPSLHEAVQHDGQDGHPVLAAVLRKGYKMGDRVLRTAMVVVTDGSPSDPASPEGGDTTQQEPGTTGAETQSKTESE, encoded by the coding sequence GTGACCCCGTCAGGTGGGCAAGATCGGGATGAAGAACGCGAACCGGTGACCGTTACCGATAAGCGCCGGATCGATCCCAACACCGGCGCGGTTCGCGAAGAGGCGAAGGTGGCTGAAAAGCCAGCCACCGCAGCGGAACCGGGTGCTTCGGCACCCGGGTCCGCGGCCTCCGGGGGCGAGTCGGATGCGGATGCCAAGGTGGCCGAACTGACGGCCGACCTGCAGCGTGCGCACGCCGACTTCGCCAACTACCGCAAGCGGGTGGAACGGGACCGGCAGGCCGTCATCGATTCGGCCAAGGCGTCCGTAGTGGCTCAGCTGCTGGGTGTGCTGGACGATCTCGACCGCGCGCGCGAGCATGGCGACCTGGAATCAGGTCCGCTGCGCAGTGTTTCGGACAAGCTGTCCGCGGCCCTCGAAGGGCTGGGATTGGCGACATTCGGTGCCGAAGGAGACGACTTCGATCCCTCGCTGCATGAGGCGGTTCAGCATGACGGCCAGGACGGCCATCCCGTGCTGGCGGCGGTGCTGCGCAAGGGTTACAAGATGGGTGATCGGGTGCTCCGTACCGCGATGGTCGTGGTAACCGACGGAAGTCCCAGTGATCCGGCAAGTCCCGAGGGCGGCGACAC